A section of the Larus michahellis chromosome 1, bLarMic1.1, whole genome shotgun sequence genome encodes:
- the LOC141737687 gene encoding tetraspanin-7-like, with amino-acid sequence MTVLKLSLMAFSFVFWAAGLTMLIIGLWAKVSLGSYLALSANDYPSAPAILLATGAAVIIWGFLGCFGTATEHRGLLRAYSTFLTAVLAAGLTAGLSALLYRQNIAQGFQEGLHQALLAYGEDEGMADALDALQSALSCCGVKSYRDWLTSPWGQGRNGSVPLSCCRARRGCQPSPPNVHGLHRDGCFSKVSAFVSSNMFYVATAALGLALLQLIGIVLACLLAARIPAHRLGIATPR; translated from the coding sequence ATGACTGTGCTTAAGTTGTCCCTCATGGCCTTCAGCTTCGTCTTCTGGGCAGCGGGGCTGACCATGCTCATCATCGGTCTCTGGGCCAAGGTGTCTCTGGGGAGCTACCTGGCACTGTCGGCCAACGACTACCCCAGCGCCCCTGCCATCCTCTTGGCCACCGGCGCTGCTGTCATCATCTGGGGCTTCCTGGGCTGCTTCGGCACCGCCACAGAGCACCGGGGCCTCCTGCGTGCCTACAGCACCTTCCTGACTGCTGTGCTGGCGGCCGGGCTGACGGCGGGGCTCTCGGCCCTCCTCTACCGCCAGAACATTGCCCAGGGTTTCCAAGAAGGGTTACACCAGGCCCTGCTCGCCTACGGGGAGGATGAGGGGATGGCGGACGCTCTAGATGCTTTGCAGAGTGCCTTGTCTTGCTGTGGTGTGAAGAGCTACCGGGACTGGCTCACCTCGCCCTGGGGGCAGGGGCGAAATGGCTCGGTGCCCCTCAGCTGCTGCCGGGCCCGCcggggctgccagcccagcccgccCAACGTACACGGGCTGCACCGCGACGGTTGCTTCAGCAAGGTGTCGGCCTTCGTCAGCAGCAACATGTTTTACGTTGCCACGGCTGCCCTGGGGTTGGCCCTGCTGCAGCTCATCGGTATTGTGCTGGCCTGCCTGCTGGCTGCTCGCATCCCTGCCCACCGGCTGGGCATTGCCACCCCTCGCTGA